A window from Anoplolepis gracilipes chromosome 15, ASM4749672v1, whole genome shotgun sequence encodes these proteins:
- the LOC140673937 gene encoding F-box only protein 21-like translates to MATIMCLPDEVIDIILGYSHISIEDIINFRCVCKKFRHAAKRKKFMENKFFQRWPTARKHYNKLFKENEQKKSEGNKQKDKKSLNFIEKGIYFKRRLQNIMKAKHYYYSYAQSMNEITIEDLDYLHALDERHLLLYYIESENDEHTKISFYIDESKNLLTQFSRKADCEQLTEKYFNMQLLNFLRRRKLRVKMDKFEEQPSTAKLLERSATFGAQKLQPQKEVLYSTVTASLDSMATDVLNNLRERHPDHSILSTSVEKFFYWRNNNIEDNYWNEVEGTQIMDTLEEYIFDKLNFRPNNSGNIEWDIQLKYKCIDHVLEHKYGQEIIIYTIYHSVARRLGLRCDIIIGYPDKRICLFWKPSYATKSYENVRCFRINSNQFPDCFIKQQSFSRFEIITFEKMHRILVQLIQFNNKYSWDICPAVWLNGSRHNFNWNIWNVMHIDLKNWILKLKKNNPHYAFILEIEKLKMTNTKSEEVKFAIGTIVTHGNQSTNCSAGVIIAWHLNEGRDSVKVFITDGRHNPFILPLKICSDIKKQPHYLILTETNEICYVGEDSITLTTPKWIQNDEIGRYFDKFDGTHYVPNKKLAECYPDDAIVTAPITISKN, encoded by the exons atggcTACGATAATGTGTTTACCGGACGAAGTAATAGATATCATACTTGGCTACAGTCATATCAGTATTGAGGATATCATTAACTTTAGATGTGTGTGCAAGAAATTTCGACATGCAGCCAAACGCAAGAAGTTTATGGAAAACAAGTTTTTTCAaag aTGGCCTACAGCGAGAAAACATTATAACAAGCTGTTTAAggaaaatgaacaaaaaaaatctgaagggaataaacaaaaagataaaaaaagtttaaacttTATAGAAAAGGgcatttattttaagagaCGATTACAAAACATTATGAAGGCTAAACATTATTACTATTCTTACGCTCAGTCAATGAATGAAATAACAATAGAAGACCTAGACTACTTACATGCGTTAGATGAACGTCATTtgctgttatattatatagagtcTGAAAATGAtgaacatacaaaaatttctttctatatagATGAGAGTAAAAACTTGCTTACTCAATTTTCACg aaaagcTGATTGCGAGCAgttaacagaaaaatatttcaatatgcaACTCCTTAACTTTCTGAGGCGACGTAAGTTGAGAGtaaaaatggacaaatttgAAGAACAACCCAGCACAGCGAAACTTTTGGAACGAAGTGCTACTTTTGGGGCACAAAAGTTACAGCCTCAAAAAGAAGTATTATATTCGACCGTAACAGCGTCACTAGATAGTATGGCAACAGACGTATTGAATAACCTAAGAGAGAGACATCCCGACCACTCAATATTGTCGACCtctgttgaaaaatttttttattggagAAACAACAATATCGAGGACAATTATTGGAATGAAGTAGAGGGAACACAGATTATGGATACACTCGAGGAATAcatatttgacaaattaaactttcgacCAAACAACTCGGGAAATATAGAATGggatatacaattaaaatataaatgtatagatCAT GTTTTAGAACATAAATATggtcaagaaattataatatatacaatatatcacaGCGTTGCCAGAAGACTCGGTTTACGCTGCGATATAATAATCGGATATCCCGATAAGCGTATCTGTCTATTCTGGAAACCGAGTTA TGCTACAAAAAGTTATGAAAATGTAAGatgttttagaataaattctaACCAATTCCCAGATTGTTTTATCAAGCAACAGTCTTTTTCAAGATTTGAGATAATAACATTTGAAAAG ATGCATCGAATACTTGTGCAATTGAttcagtttaataataaatattcgtgGGATATATGTCCAGCCGTATGGCTAAATGGCAGCAGACATAATTTCAACTGGAATATATGGAATGTAATgcatatagatttaaaaaattggattttgaagttaaaaaagaataatccaCACTATGCT TTTATCCtagagatagaaaaattaaaaatgacaaatacaAAATCAGAAGAAGTAAAATTTGCGATTGGAACAATTGTAACGCATGGGAATCAATCTACAAACTGTTCTGCAGGTGTGATAATTGCATGGCACCTAAATGAAGGCAGAGATTCGGTTAAAGTCTTCATAACAGATGGGAGACATAATCCTTTTATTCTTCCGTTAAAGATTTGTAGTGATATAAAGAAACAACCACATTACCTAATTCTTACCGAAACTAATGAAATATGTTACGTGGGAGAAG actCTATAACTTTGACAACGCCGAAATGGATCCAAAATGATGAAATAGGTCGTTATTTTGACAAATTCGATGGCACGCATTACGTACCAAACAAAAAGCTGGCAGAATGTTACCCGGATGATGCCATTGTAACTGCCCCAATAACAATatcaaagaattaa